One genomic region from Cryptococcus gattii WM276 chromosome C, complete sequence encodes:
- a CDS encoding dihydroxyacetone kinase 1, putative (Similar to TIGR gene model, INSD accession AAW42697.1~Dihydroxyacetone kinase 2 (Glycerone kinase 2) (DHA kinase 2)), giving the protein MAPAQKHLLNTPHTLVVDSLKGLATLNPNVKLDEAQRVIYTPPSESKVALLSGGGSGHEPAHAAFVGPGLLSAAICGNIFASPNVAQIRRGLELVTREKGSLIVVMNYTGDALHFGLAAEQHRSAGKVGDVRVLMVGDDVAVGRQQGSIVGRRGLAGTILVYKVAAALSDKGADLDSVENIAKYVASRLGTLGVGLEHCHVPGTRAGTSHLGANEVEVGMGIHNEAGTYKLDMTTVSELVGRMLTQITDTTDKDKSFVPFKGDGSDEVVLLVNDLGAISELEMGGITNEAVKWLQSRNIKVRRVLAGTYMTSLNMPGFSLTLLLLPSASEKPPHSAHEILEYLDAPASAPGWKWHAGREPGTLDVKTEEASIPVQKDNAVLPSTDSKGFLAAITRACKALIAAEPELTEQDQIAGDGDAGLTLEAGAKGVLKAIEQGRLKGENVVQDIKIIAEIVEEDMGGTSGALYSIFFAGLGKSLRDAATNGAKNTTPEVWSKAAAGALDTLYKYTRARPPSRTLVDPLDAFIASLPSKGLSSAAEDALAAADKTKELVAKAGRGAYVNQEDLKKREVPDPGAWGIWRIVDGLRGFEA; this is encoded by the exons ATGGCTCCAGCTC AAAAACATCTTCTCAACACTCCTCACACCCTTGTGGTCGATTCGCTTAAGGGCTTGGCCACCCTTAATCCCAATGTAAAACTTGATGAGGCTCAAAGAG TAATCTACACACCTCCGTCAGAATCTAAAGTCGCTCTTCTCTCAGGCGGCGGTTCGGGTCACGAACCTGCCCATGCCGCATTTGTAGGACCTGGATTGTTATCAGCTGCAATCTGCGGAAACATTTTTGCTTCCCCGAACGTCGCTCAAATCCGTCGAGGACTCGAGTTGGTGACTCGCGAAAAGGGTAGTCTTATCGTAGTCATGAACTACACAGGCGATGCTTTACACTTCGGTTTGGCTGCCGAACAACACAGGAGTGCAGGGAAAGTTGGAGATGTTCGAGTCTTGATGGTTGGCGATGATGTGGCTGTTGGCAGGCAACAGGGAAGCATCGTTGGTAGACG AGGGCTGGCCGGTACAATTTTGGTGTACAAAGTGGCTGCTGCTCTTTCCGATAAAGGCGCCGACCTTGACTCTGTAGAAAACATTGCCAAATATGTAGCTTCCCGGCTCGGCACTCTTGGTGTGGGCCTCGAACACTGTCAT GTGCCAGGAACTCGTGCTGGTACTTCCCACCTTGGAGCCAACGAAGTCGAAGTT GGCATGGGTATTCACAACGAAGCCGGCACTTACAAGCTCGACATGACAACTGTGTCCGAATTGGTGGGGAGAATGCTCACCCAAATCACCGATACTACCGACAAGGACAAATCGTTCGTCCCTTTCAAAGGCGATGGCTCTGATGAGGTAGTGTTGTTGGTGAACGACTTGGGAGCCATAAGCGAGCTTGAGATGGGTGGCATCACAAACGAAG CCGTCAAATGGCTTCAGTCAAGGAACATCAAAGTTCGTCGAGTCCTTGCTGGCACTTATATGACATCTCTCAACATGCCTGGTTTCTCCCttactcttcttctcctcccttcTGCATCTGAAAAACCGCCTCACTCTGCCCATGAGATCCTTGAGTACCTTGACGCTCCGGCTAGTGCTCCAGGATGGAAGTGGCATGCAGGTAGGGAACCTGGAACGCTTGATGTGAAGACTGAAGAGGCATCTATTCCCGTGCAGAAAGACAACGCTGTTTTACCAT CCACTGATTCAAAAGGCTTCCTTGCTGCTATTACCCGGGCTTGCAAGGCTCTTATTGCCGCCGAACCTGAACTCACTGAACAAGATCAGATCGCCGGAGATGGGGATGCAGGTCTCACTTTGGAGGCCGGCGCCAAGGGTGTGTTGAAGGCAATTGAGCAGGGCCGATTGAAGGGCGAAAATGTTGTGCAGGATATCAAGATCATTGCCGAAATTGTCGAGGAGGACATGGGTGGCACTTCCGGTGCTCTTTACTC GATATTCTTTGCCGGCCTGGGCAAGTCCTTGAGAGATGCTGCGACGAATGGTGCCAAGAACACGACCCCTGAGGTTTGGAGCAAAGCCGCTGCTGGAGCGCTGGACACTCTCTACAAAT ACACTCGTGCCAGGCCGCCCTCTCGAACCCTTGTTGACCCCCTTGACGCTTTTATTGCCTCCTTACCTTCAAAAGGACTTTCCTCTGCGGCAGAAGACGCTCTTGCAGCAGCAGACAAGACTAAAGAGCTCGTGGCTAAGGCTGGTCGAGGAGCATATGTGAATCAGGAAGATTTGAAGAAGCGTGAAGTCCCGGATCCTGGGGCTTGGGGTATCTGGCGAATTGTGGATGGCTTGCGGGGGTTTGAGGCGTGA
- a CDS encoding Hypothetical Protein (Similar to TIGR gene model, INSD accession AAW42358.1), whose protein sequence is MLDLSVTPKQGNAGGRYFPHTGHLGVSPVVVQGRVATKLPPVCDPLLVKSISLRIKCTEYRTGGAFEGDLQNTLWEQSQLLLAPPNDEKYINVGDWDQQFKMAIPIEAATQGRSTMCIREYKVVWRMEVVIEHKPIHYVGTSITKAFALNLQNHQAPPLRPLSPIPSLYIGSDAYVSEVRLCVPHGVFGPGDSFHVALQIKPENPTTMIKKVTVVLERLITLVDTKSASRRDSFNDQSPPKRRHMHSSRSYSPTQSSKLSSILRRSLSPRPPFHRLRPDLHPLIDHSVRHEGQVIRDKITESASTEISSEGAGFWCSLPMSLPRRTGKWALGETHQTGLVSISYQLSASITFKSDRRTSPSETFILPAVPVILISTSTAERLDAVAAAQPKRKKLGSLGKGLYLHGENSSILDSESPLLSQEPPALSPVSGVATDIKPILLPPDKSQHPPPQSISFSFPSPPQRSPTVSSLPIHSLLNPEISKSPPNHQLLSPPPTRQGPSSLAEVADPESGSLLQLFHIQGSGRRISTTTSEEEEVQPSRSRQKLRAELPTTIAGFEWPSLPSLDALGMGLPHVPEDHRPRSRPKTAPIHSAFAMSKNDVPPPLSGKFGRTMSGGELQQRPVTSAGASRSWRKDKDAATFAFALPEDKENTDMGG, encoded by the exons ATGCTCGACCTCTCCGTTACCCCCAAGCAAGGAAATGCAGGCGGCCGTTACTTTCCCCATACAG GTCATCTTGGCGTAAGTCCAGTAGTAGTCCAAGGCAGGGTTGCAACCAAGCTTCCGCCTGTCTGCGATCCACTTCTCGTCAAGAGTATTTCCCTGCGCATCAAATGCACCGAATACCGTACTGGCGGCGCATTCGAAGGCGATTTACAAAATACATTATGGGAACAATCACAATTACTCCTTGCACCACCAAACGACGAAAAGTATATCAACGTAGGCGATTGGGATCAGCAGTTCAAAATGGCTATCCCTATAGAAGCGGCAACACAAGGGAGGAGCACGATGTGCATAAGAGAGTACAAGGTGGTGTGGAGAATGGAAGTCGTTATCGAACATAAGCCGATCCATTATGTGGGTACCAGCATCACTAAAGCTTTTGCTCTCAACTTGCAAAATCATCAGGCCCCTCCTTTGAGGCCTCTTTCCCCTATACCGTCTTTATACATTGGCTCGGATGCCTACGTTTCCGAAGTGCGTCTTTGCGTTCCGCACGGCGTTTTCGGACCGGGTGACTCGTTTCATGTTGCCTTGCAAATCAAGCCCGAGAATCCTACTACAATGATAAAGAAGGTCACGGTGGTACTGGAACGTCTTATAACACTGGTGGACACCAAGTCCGCTAGTCGACGAGATTCCTTTAACGATCAATCGCCCCCGAAAAGGCGCCATATGCACTCCTCCCGGTCTTACTCTCCTACACAGTCTTCGAAACTCTCTTCCATTCTCCGTCGAAGTCTATCACCTCGCCCGCCATTTCATCGGCTACGACCTGATTTGCATCCATTGATCGATCATTCTGTTCGACATGAGGGCCAAGTAATTCGCGACAAGATTACGGAATCGGCCAGTACCGAGATATCTTCGGAAGGGGCTGGATTCTGGTGTTCTTTACCTATGTCCCTTCCACGTCGAACAGGGAAATGGGCTTTGGGCGAAACTCATCAGACAGGCTTGGTATCAATATCCTATCAGCTCAGTGCCTCAATTACATTCAAGAGCGATCGTCGCACGTCACCTTCCGAGACATTCATCCTCCCTGCTGTCCCTGTCATCCTCATTTCCACCTCGACCGCAGAAAGATTAGATGCAGTTGCAGCGGCCCAACCTAAAAGAAAAAAGCTAGGGTCATTAGGGAAGGGGCTGTATCTTCACGGAGAGAATAGCAGCATCCTTGATTCCGAAAGTCCTCTTCTAAGCCAAGAGCCTCCTGCATTGTCACCGGTCAGTGGTGTCGCAACTGACATTAAACCTATCCTCTTGCCTCCCGACAAGTCGCAACATCCACCGCCGCAATCGATATCTTTCAGTTTTCCTTCACCTCCACAGCGTTCTCCAACTGTCAGTTCTCTCCCCATACATTCACTACTCAATCCGGAAATCTCCAAGTCACCCCCCAACCATCAACTTCTATCACCTCCTCCTACTCGCCAGGGTCCAAGCTCGCTTGCTGAGGTCGCGGATCCGGAATCTGGATCTTTGCTTCAGCTGTTTCACATCCAAGGATCTGGCCGTCGTATCTCGACCACAACgtctgaagaagaagaagtgcAACCCTCTCGTTCCCGTCAAAAACTGCGTGCAGAACTGCCCACTACCATTGCTGGGTTTGAGTGGCCGTCTTTGCCTTCCCTTGATGCCTTGGGTATGGGGTTACCTCACGTACCAGAAGATCATCGGCCAAGATCGCGCCCAAAAACAGCCCCTATACATTCTGCCTTTGCTATGTCAAAAAATGATGTACCGCCACCGTTGAGTGGGAAGTTTGGGAGAACAATGTCTGGAGGCGAACTGCAACAAAGGCCAGTGACAAGTGCCGGAGCATCAAGAAGCTGGAGGAAGGACAAGGATGCAGCGACGTTCGCATTCGCTTTACCTGAAGACAAGGAGAATACGGATATGGGAGGGTAA
- a CDS encoding thioredoxin (allergen cop c 2), putative (Similar to TIGR gene model, INSD accession AAW42360.1) has translation MVKAIESYDEWKTLISGSDVVVVDYWATWCGPCKMISPHFAKLEGKFPNVKFVKVDVEEQEEIAKEAQIKAMPTFIAYKDGQVIETVTGAVPAKINALLDKVAA, from the exons ATGGTCAAGGCTATTGAATCTTACGACGAGTGGAAGACTCTC ATTTCTGGCTCCGATGTCGTCGTCGTCGACTACTGGGCGACCTGGTGCGGTCCTTGCAAGATGATCTCTCCCCACTTTGCCAAGCTTGAGGGCAAGTTCCCCAATGTCAAGTTTGTTAAGGTTGATGTTGAGGAGCAAGAG GAAATTGCCAAGGAGGCTCAAATCAAGGCCATGCCTACTTTCATCGCCTATAAAGACGGCCAGGTGATTGAGACTGTTACTGGTGCTGTCCCCGCAAAGATCAAT GCTTTGCTCGACAAAGTTGCTGCTTAA
- a CDS encoding Hypothetical protein (Similar to SGTC gene model, INSD accession EAL22159.1; CNBC2970) has translation MTLRHRPVLPPYLSLPTDSCTPRIPAIPFYRDAKHTVPTKWSLYRSLLRFSKSSKPGYPAHYPEIRNEIKRLWRRHKGLTSIPSVQRFLNEQYDVLSAFQSGESAKLSELESRLGNKRVLRDLCRSQNMAGQASQSDNKPPRLTGGYLRPTLFNPPLPRLKPQPIGLSMMIHNRLRKRERRMERRRDLKSPSGGQLRATTRTGQDGKMIGHFLAGISFYGKKLNRWTEDS, from the exons ATGACTCTTCGTCATCGACCAGTTCTGCCTCCTTACCTCTCGCTTCCAACTGATTCGTGCACGCCTCGAATACCTGCAATCCCCTTCTATCGTGACGCCAAGCACACCGTGCCCACCAAATGGAGCCTCTATAGGTCACTTCTCCGGTTTTCCAAGTCATCCAAACCAGGGTATCCAGCCCATTATCCAGAAATCAGAAATGAGATCAAAAGACTTTGGAGGAGGCATAAGGGCTTGACGTCTATTCCCAGTGTGCAGCGGTTCCTCAATGAGCAGTACGACGTCCTGTCTGCGTTTCAATCAGGCGAAAGCGCCAAGCTGAGTGAATTAGAGTCTCGCTTGGGTAACAAGCGTGTCCTACGGGATCTCTGCAGATCCCAAAACATGGCAGGCCAAGCTTCTCAATCCGACAACAAACCTCCTCGTTTGACGGGAGGATATCTGCGTCCCACGTTGTTTAatccccctcttcctcgcctCAAACCTCAACCTATTGGGCTTTCAATGATGATTCACAATAGGTTACGAAAGAGAGAACGTAGGATGGAGAGACGCCGAGA CTTGAAGTCGCCTTCTGGAGGGCAACTGAGGGCGACGACACGGACTGGTCAAGACGGAAAGATGATAGGTCACTTTTTGGCTGGGATAAGCTTTTACGGGAAGAAATTGAATCGATGGACAGAAGATTCATAA
- a CDS encoding uncharacterized protein (Similar to TIGR gene model, INSD accession AAW42362.1): protein MSSLPQKPTENIPPSPSGAGPSKICGICSSPAKYTCPRCSARSCSLNCSQTHKSRDSCSGIRDPVKFVPLNQYSQGVWSSDYTLLEEGRRQVVGWGKGIKIEEVNGGVVSGRGRGRGGSRAPKGQRRSKTDGLRRELEKYGCMAEFMPEGMARKKTNQSSWNPKTEQLYLTVDLIIPSNLILPSPNSTVVTSLNTSSKTITHPRVLFHAPDAESLPTISSLLPSLTIPLSEIRLCQPFHSTPLRPAPSHQPNQTIFYPPLDADKPLKDVLKGSAWVEFPEIQLMARETWEEMVNKGDVIITEIEAISQVPVRQRDSGWGAKRRPNEVPKEEGQQDGAKRLKAESNQGLLALGEYDSEEGSDAENGAEDADALIVEEANDEVPSPEMLIVVGQALMADLEET from the exons ATGTCATCTCTCCCTCAAAAGCCCACAGAAAATATCCCTCCGTCGCCTTCAGGTGCAGGTCCCTCAAAAATCTGTGGCATATGCTCCTCCCCAGCAAAATACACTTGCCCTCGCTGCTCAGCTCGCTCATGCTCCCTTAATTGCTCTCAAACTCATAAGAGCCGTGATTCATGCTCAGGCATTCGTGATCCCGTGAAGTTTGTCCCTTTGAACCAGTATAGCCAAGGCGTATGGTCCAGCGATTACACCTtgttggaagaagggagacGTCAAGTCGTAGGATGGGGTAAAGGTATCAAAATTGAGGAGGTCAACGGCGGAGTTGTTAGCGGTCGAGGACGAGGCAGAGGGGGTTCAAGAGCTCCCAAGGGCCAACGGCGAAGTAAGACCGATGGATTAAGAAGAGAGCTTGAGAAGTATGGCTGCATGGCAGAATTTATGCCAGAAGGTATGGCCAGAAAGAAGACGAATCAGTCGAGTTGGAATCCCAA AACAGAACAGCTATACCTCACAGTTGATCTCATTATACCAAGCAATCTCATTCTGCCTTCTCCTAATTCTACAGTGGTTACCTCCTTGAATACATCCTCCAAGACTATCACCCATCCACGTGTTCTCTTCCATGCTCCTGACGCCGAATCTCTGCCAaccatctcctccttgTTACCATCTTTAACCATTCCCTTATCTGAGATTCGACTTTGTCAACCTTTCCACTCAACGCCTCTGAGACCAGCACCATCCCATCAACCAAACCAAACGATCTTTTACCCTCCACTCGATGCGGATAAACCGCTCAAAGACGTGCTCAAAGGCTCAGCATGGGTGGAGTTCCCTGAGATACAATTGATGGCAAGAGAGACTTGGGAAGAGATGGTGAATAAAGGGGACGTAATTATTACTGAAATTGAAGCGATATCTCAAGTCCCTGTCAGACAGCGAGATTCAGGTTGGGGAGCCAAGAGAAGACCAAACGAAGTTCCAAAAGAGGAGGGCCAACAAGATGGCGCCAAGAGGTTAAAAGCTGAGAGCAATCAAGGGCTTCTTGCATTGGGGGAGTACGATTCGGAGGAGGGGAGTGATGCAGAAAATGGAGCAGAGGATGCTGATGCTTTGATTGTTGAGGAAGCCAATGATGAGGTTCCGTCACCCGAGATGCTTATTGTTGTAGGCCAGGCGCTTATGGCCGATCTTGAAGAGACATAG
- a CDS encoding di-, tri-valent inorganic cation transporter, putative (Similar to TIGR gene model, INSD accession AAW42366.1~Zinc transporter 1 (ZnT-1) (Solute carrier family 30, member 1)) — MGLSRQARIVTLLVIDTIFFLIELITGYAVGSLALVADSFHMLNDVLSLIVALYTIRLATSPSSSANSYGWQRAEILGALINGVFLVALCVSIGLEAIGRIVSPPEISNPKLIVVVGSLGLLSNIVGLFLFHDHGHSHGGHSHGAVALPNDEDETSSLISRDDSVSELYQHPAQTRAQVIETAQEFGYGSTQLSSSLDSRAGQLAKSPNAVGHGRAGSASRRSMGGSFTRAGGHNRLSSASMVPPVPGQNDVLPPVRGDGNSTSSSTVVDNGKKKASKKDDRDEAPDHEHGQGNDNGKKLAGNASDAESGHSHVAQAEQGKHGGHGHSHGAMNMRGVFLHVVGDALGNVGVIAAGLVIWFCHGRWTLYFDPGVSLVITCIIFSSALPLVKSASYILMQGVPSHVSLDAVRQCIYEVPGVDSVHELHIWQLSESTVVASVHVMIEEGRDYMEVASGIRERMHGHGIHSVTIQPEFYCEETDPQDTEACLIRCPPGQCIDTCCPPGVKVTGPEGDEENGHDHEH, encoded by the exons CGTAGCGCTCTACACGATTAGGCTGGCTACTTCACCGTCCTCGTCTGCCAATTCTTATGGTTGGCAGCGTGCTGAAATTCTCGGTGCTCTCATTAACGGTGTCTTTCTTGTTGCCCTTTGTGTTTCGATCGGATTAGAAGCTATTGGCAGGATCGTCTCTCCCCCGGAGATTTCCAACCCTAAGTTGATTGTTGTGGTGGGCAGCTTGGGTCTGTTGAGTAACATTGTCGgccttttccttttccatG ATCATGGTCACTCGCATGGAGGACATTCTCACGGTGCGGTCGCACTTCCCAACGATGAGGACGAGACCTCATCCCTCATCTCTCGTGACGATTCCGTATCTGAGCTTTATCAACACCCTGCTCAAACCCGCGCTCAAGTCATTGAAACTGCCCAGGAATTCGGGTACGGCAGTACTCAgctttcatcttctcttgACTCTCGCGCAGGCCAATTGGCCAAGTCTCCCAATGCAGTCGGCCATGGTCGAGCTGGCAGCGCCAGTAGGCGAAGTATGGGAGGAAGTTTCACCCGCGCTGGAGGACATAACAGGCTGAGCAGTGCCAGCATGGTACCTCCCGTCCCTGGACAGAACGACGTACTTCCTCCCGTACGTGGCGATGGCAACTCTACTTCAAGCTCCACAGTTGTTGACaatggcaagaagaaggcgtCTAAGAAGGATGACCGTGATGAAGCTCCTGACCACGAACATGGGCAGGGAAATGACAACGGCAAGAAGCTCGCCGGAAATGCCAGTGACGCTGAGTCAGGTCACTCCCATGTCGCACAGGCAGAACAGGGTAAACATGGTGGCCATGGCCATTCCCACGGCGCGATGAACATGCGTGGCGTTTTTTTGCATGTTGTAGGTGACGCTCTTGGTAATGTCGGTGTTATCGCTGCTGGTCTGGTTATCTGGTT CTGCCACGGCCGATGGACTCTTTACTTTGACCCAGGTGTCTCCCTTGTCATCACCTGCATTATCTTCTCTTCGGCTCTTCCACTTGTCAAATCCGCGTCTTACATCCTCATGCAGGGTGTGCCCTCCCATGTCTCTCTTGACGCCGTGCGTCAATGTATTTATGAAGTCCCGGGTGTCGACTCTGTGCACGAATTGCATATCTGGCAGCTGTCAGAATCAACAGTTGTCGCCAGTGTTCATGTTATGATCGAAGAGGGCAGAGACTACATGGAGGTAGCCAGCGGCATAAGAGAAAGGATGCATGGCCACGGAATCCACAGCGTCACCATTCAACCAGA GTTTTACTGCGAGGAGACTGATCCCCAGGATACCGAGGCCTGTCTTATCCGGTGCCCACCAGGACAATGTATTGACACTTGCTGCCCTCCTGGCGTCAAGGTCACTGGCCCGGAAGGCGATGAAGAGAATGGACATGACCATGAGCATTAG